One genomic segment of Sminthopsis crassicaudata isolate SCR6 chromosome 2, ASM4859323v1, whole genome shotgun sequence includes these proteins:
- the MFSD13A gene encoding transmembrane protein 180 isoform X1: MAGWPLAWLSSLPTAVVYGSLSLFVSILHNVFLLYYVDTFVSVYKIDKLAFWVGETVFLLWNSLNDPLFGWLSDRVFLSSSPRAGASIPTQDVVLSRLRALSRHGPLLALAFLAFWVRWAPTGMQFLLCLCLYDGFLTLVDLNHHALLADLALSAHGRTHLNFYCSLFSAAGSLSVFASYTVWNKEDFSSFRAFCVILAVFSGLGFTGATWLLRQRFETEGKTLGALHSASEGPDGEKPSANEEEKRVTLGEYLQQLARHRNFLWFVGMNLVQVFHCHFNSNFFPLFLEHLLSDQISLSTGSFLLGVSYIAPHLNNLYFLTLCQRWGVYAVVRGLFLLKLGLSLLMLLAGPDHLHLLCIFIASNRVFTEGTCKLLTLVVTDLVDEDLVLNRRKQAASALLFGMVALVTKPGQTFAPLLGTWLLCFYTGHDLFQQPLLTPVGSARPWLDPPAPARASSLRQGCFYLLVLVPIMCALLQLITWSQFTLHGRRLHMVKAQRQSLSKPWALDIKTV, translated from the exons ATGGCAGGTTGGCCTCTGGCCTGGCTCTCCAGCCTGCCCACCGCTGTAGTCTATGGTTCATTGTCACTCTTTGTCTCCATTCTACACAATGTGTTTCTGCTGTACTACGTGGACACATTTGTCTCCGTGTACAAGATTGACAAACTGGCCTTCTGGGTCGGAGAG ACAGTGTTTCTCCTCTGGAACAGCCTCAATGACCCACTCTTTGGCTGGCTCAGTGACCGTGTCTTCCTCAGCTCCTCACCCAG GGCAGGAGCTTCAATCCCAACCCAAGATGTGGTTCTGAGCAGGCTCCGGGCTCTCAGCCGGCATGGTCCATTGCTGGCTCTCGCCTTCCTGGCATTCTGGGTGCGGTGGGCACCCACGGGGATGCAGTTCTTGCTCTGTTTGTGTCTCTATGATGGCTTCCTGACTCTGGTGGACCTCAATCACCACGCTTTGCTGGCTGACCTGGCCCTGTCTGCTCATGGCCGAACACACCTCAATTTCTACTGCTCTCTCTTTAGCGCAGCAGGCTCCCTCTCAGTCTTTGCCTCCTACACTGTGTGGAACAAggaagatttttcttcctttcgtGCCTTCTGCGTAATTCTGGCTGTCTTCTCTGGGCTTGGCTTTACTGGAGCCACATGGCTCCTAAGGCAGCGGTTTGAGACAGAAGGAAAGACACTGGGGGCCCTGCATTCAGCCTCAGAAGG CCCAGATGGGGAAAAACCATCCgcaaatgaggaggaaaagagggtcACGCTGGGCGAGTATCTCCAGCAGCTAGCACGGCACCGAAACTTCCTCTGGTTCGTAGGCATGAACTTGGTGCAG GTCTTCCACTGCCACTTCAACAGCaacttcttccctctcttcctggaGCATTTGCTGTCGGACCAGATCTCTCTCTCCACAGGCTCCTTCCTGCTGG GGGTGTCCTACATTGCTCCTCACCTCAACAACCTCTACTTCCTGACACTGTGCCAAAGGTGGGGTGTTTACGCAGTGGTTCGGGGGCTCTTCCTTCTCAAGCTGGGCCTCAGCCTGCTCATGTTGCTGGCGGGGCCGGACCACCTCCACCTGCTGTGCATCTTCATTGCCAG CAACCGTGTGTTCACGGAGGGCACCTGCAAGCTGCTGACCCTGGTGGTCACAGACCTGGTGGATGAAGACTTGGTGCTGAACCGTCGGAAGCAGGCCGCTTCAGCCCTTCTCTTCGGGATGGTGGCCTTGGTGACCAAGCCTGGCCAGACCTTTGCCCCCTTGCTGGGCACTTGGCTGCTTTGCTTCTATACTG gCCATGACCTTTTCCAGCAGCCCTTGCTGACTCCGGTGGGCAGTGCGAGGCCTTGGTTGGATCCCCCTGCCCCAGCACGGGCATCCTCTCTACGCCAGGGATGCTTCTACTTGCTAGTGCTGGTGCCCATCATGTGTGCGCTGCTGCAGCTGATCACTTGGTCCCAGTTCACCTTGCATGGGAGGCGCCTCCACATGGTCAAAGCCCAGCGCCAGAGTCTGTCCAAGCCTTGGGCTCTGGACATTAAGACTGTGTGA
- the C2H10orf95 gene encoding uncharacterized protein C10orf95 homolog, translating to MYPFGYLPSQGTQPQVFAYTYMPSSVVLPPVQLHSFNSQPLPPLVDDQARSQFYTQSSCSPCQYPVWSLEHWNPVFYNLSYGTGGFYTQSRPGWAGPSQEVWSEGSFFSGELRWGRINRCWSPIKELPDFVRDDLLRVYGTYPYTEVHITYQDGEFLVRGRPRVGQQEYRVERRVVRGTPVPPKSGIEAEVSRGDEEAEGNRRNQS from the coding sequence ATGTATCCGTTCGGCTACTTGCCATCTCAAGGCACCCAGCCACAAGTCTTTGCCTATACCTACATGCCTAGCTCAGTGGTATTGCCCCCTGTCCAGCTGCACAGCTTTAATAGTCAGCCTCTGCCACCATTGGTGGATGACCAGGCAAGGAGCCAGTTCTACACTCAGAGCTCCTGTTCCCCCTGCCAGTACCCAGTCTGGTCCTTGGAGCACTGGAACCCTGTGTTCTACAACCTCTCCTATGGGACTGGTGGATTTTATACCCAGTCAAGACCAGGATGGGCAGGGCCGTCCCAGGAAGTATGGTCTGAGGGCAGCTTCTTTTCTGGGGAACTTCGATGGGGGAGAATAAATCGTTGTTGGAGTCCAATCAAGGAGCTGCCAGACTTTGTTCGGGATGATCTGCTCCGAGTGTATGGTACTTATCCTTATACAGAAGTGCATATCACCTATCAAGATGGAGAGTTCCTAGTACGGGGCAGGCCCCGTGTGGGACAACAAGAATACCGAGTGGAGAGGAGAGTGGTAAGAGGTACGCCTGTCCCCCCCAAAAGTGGAATCGAGGCAGAGGTCAGCAGAGGCGATGAAGAGGCTGAAGGCAACAGAAGAAACCAGAGCTGA
- the MFSD13A gene encoding transmembrane protein 180 isoform X2 has protein sequence MVHCHSLSPFYTMCFCCTTWTHLSPCTRLTNWPSGSERQCFSSGTASMTHSLAGSVTVSSSAPHPGASIPTQDVVLSRLRALSRHGPLLALAFLAFWVRWAPTGMQFLLCLCLYDGFLTLVDLNHHALLADLALSAHGRTHLNFYCSLFSAAGSLSVFASYTVWNKEDFSSFRAFCVILAVFSGLGFTGATWLLRQRFETEGKTLGALHSASEGPDGEKPSANEEEKRVTLGEYLQQLARHRNFLWFVGMNLVQVFHCHFNSNFFPLFLEHLLSDQISLSTGSFLLGVSYIAPHLNNLYFLTLCQRWGVYAVVRGLFLLKLGLSLLMLLAGPDHLHLLCIFIASNRVFTEGTCKLLTLVVTDLVDEDLVLNRRKQAASALLFGMVALVTKPGQTFAPLLGTWLLCFYTGHDLFQQPLLTPVGSARPWLDPPAPARASSLRQGCFYLLVLVPIMCALLQLITWSQFTLHGRRLHMVKAQRQSLSKPWALDIKTV, from the exons ATGGTTCATTGTCACTCTTTGTCTCCATTCTACACAATGTGTTTCTGCTGTACTACGTGGACACATTTGTCTCCGTGTACAAGATTGACAAACTGGCCTTCTGGGTCGGAGAG ACAGTGTTTCTCCTCTGGAACAGCCTCAATGACCCACTCTTTGGCTGGCTCAGTGACCGTGTCTTCCTCAGCTCCTCACCCAG GAGCTTCAATCCCAACCCAAGATGTGGTTCTGAGCAGGCTCCGGGCTCTCAGCCGGCATGGTCCATTGCTGGCTCTCGCCTTCCTGGCATTCTGGGTGCGGTGGGCACCCACGGGGATGCAGTTCTTGCTCTGTTTGTGTCTCTATGATGGCTTCCTGACTCTGGTGGACCTCAATCACCACGCTTTGCTGGCTGACCTGGCCCTGTCTGCTCATGGCCGAACACACCTCAATTTCTACTGCTCTCTCTTTAGCGCAGCAGGCTCCCTCTCAGTCTTTGCCTCCTACACTGTGTGGAACAAggaagatttttcttcctttcgtGCCTTCTGCGTAATTCTGGCTGTCTTCTCTGGGCTTGGCTTTACTGGAGCCACATGGCTCCTAAGGCAGCGGTTTGAGACAGAAGGAAAGACACTGGGGGCCCTGCATTCAGCCTCAGAAGG CCCAGATGGGGAAAAACCATCCgcaaatgaggaggaaaagagggtcACGCTGGGCGAGTATCTCCAGCAGCTAGCACGGCACCGAAACTTCCTCTGGTTCGTAGGCATGAACTTGGTGCAG GTCTTCCACTGCCACTTCAACAGCaacttcttccctctcttcctggaGCATTTGCTGTCGGACCAGATCTCTCTCTCCACAGGCTCCTTCCTGCTGG GGGTGTCCTACATTGCTCCTCACCTCAACAACCTCTACTTCCTGACACTGTGCCAAAGGTGGGGTGTTTACGCAGTGGTTCGGGGGCTCTTCCTTCTCAAGCTGGGCCTCAGCCTGCTCATGTTGCTGGCGGGGCCGGACCACCTCCACCTGCTGTGCATCTTCATTGCCAG CAACCGTGTGTTCACGGAGGGCACCTGCAAGCTGCTGACCCTGGTGGTCACAGACCTGGTGGATGAAGACTTGGTGCTGAACCGTCGGAAGCAGGCCGCTTCAGCCCTTCTCTTCGGGATGGTGGCCTTGGTGACCAAGCCTGGCCAGACCTTTGCCCCCTTGCTGGGCACTTGGCTGCTTTGCTTCTATACTG gCCATGACCTTTTCCAGCAGCCCTTGCTGACTCCGGTGGGCAGTGCGAGGCCTTGGTTGGATCCCCCTGCCCCAGCACGGGCATCCTCTCTACGCCAGGGATGCTTCTACTTGCTAGTGCTGGTGCCCATCATGTGTGCGCTGCTGCAGCTGATCACTTGGTCCCAGTTCACCTTGCATGGGAGGCGCCTCCACATGGTCAAAGCCCAGCGCCAGAGTCTGTCCAAGCCTTGGGCTCTGGACATTAAGACTGTGTGA